The following DNA comes from Sphingorhabdus sp. M41.
CCGGACAATGAACTGCTGGCCGGGAGAGCCTATATCAGTGCCATTGAAGTCGGTGATTTCGGTCTGGCGTTGAAAGCCGCCCAGGCCATGCAGTTGCGCGGCAAGGCGAACCCGGAAATGCCGCTATTGTCCTACGCGGACGCCTTTGCCTTGCGCGACTGGAGCGGAGCCGGTCTGGCGATTATAGAGCTTGAAGCGCTCAGGAATTTTTCTTTTCTGACACCGATTCTCGAAGCTTGGATGGAAAGCGCAAAAGGGGCTGATTCGACGGCTACGCTCTCGCGGATAATGGCAAATGAAACCGCCAAATATTATCTGGAAGAACAGCTCATATTGAGCAAGCTGGCGAGCCGTGAAGAAAGCGAGGCGATCGCTCTGCTTGCCGGACTGGTCGAACGCAACGAAGCCCGCATGGCGCCGCTGCGTGTTATCGCGGCGCAGCATTTCTGGGCGAAGAACGATGCGAAAACGGCAAAGGAAATTTTGAAATTCCAGTCGTCCGGACCCGAGCAAATTTTGCTGCGACTCATTGAGAGCGGCCAGAGGAAGGGCGTTGCGCAAAAAGTGACTCCAACCATCGGGCTGGCGTTTCTTTTTCAAAGACTCTCCAGCGATCTGAGAGAGCAGCAGGCCGACTTCCTGTCTCAGGTGATGGCGCAGGCCGGCGCAAGGGTCGCGGGCAAATCGGACTACGCAAGCCTGACGACTGGCCGAGCATATGCTGCCTCGGAAAACCACGACCTTGCAGCCGCTGAATTTGCGCGAATTCCGGTCGGGAGCCCCTATTTTCTGGTTGCACTGAGCTCGCACATTTCCAGTCTCGTTTCCAATGAACAATATGATCAGGCCATCGCGCGGCTCGATATCGCCCTTGAACATAATCCGGATGCACCGGAATTGCACATTTTGAAGGGCCAGTCCCTCCAGGCCCAGGGCGAAAACGGATCTGCCGTCAGTTCTTTTGAAGCTGCGATCGTGCTGGCTGAAAAGCTCGATCGCCCTGATGCGTTGCTGGCCAATTACTGGCTTGCCTTGGGCGGTGCCCAGGAGCAGGCCGGGCTCTGGCCGGCAGGTCTGAAGTCTTTGCAAAAGGCCAATGAATTGCAGCCAAACTCACCATCCATTCTCAATTATCTGGGTTATGCCCAGCTTGAGCGGCGCGAGAATCAGGCAGAAGCCGTCGCAGCAATCAAGCAAGCGCATGAGCTGCGCTCAGACTCACCTGCGATCACCGATTCGCTCGGATGGGCCTATTTCATTACCGGCGAGCATGACCGTGCCATAATCTATCTGGAAAGCGCACTCGACGCCCAGCCACAGGATCCCACGATTAACGAACATCTTGGCGACGCTTATTGGGCCGTAGGCCGTCTCTATGAAGCGCGTTACGCATGGAAATCGGCAAAATTATTTGCGGAGGGAGATGATGTGCAACGCCTTTCCAGCAAGATCGACCTGGGTCTCCGGCCCGATCTCATATCGCCCTGATGTCTGATCCAGATTTCGGCGAGACCGACAGTGAAACGGCTTTTGCAAAAATAAATCTGGCCCTTCATGTCCGCAAGCGACTTGCAAATGGCTATCATGAGCTTGAAACGATATTCGCCTTTCTCGATGCCGGCGATCTGATTTCGGTGCAGCCCGGTGACGGCGTTGCGCTGGAAATCAGCGGTCCTTTTGCACATGGGCTGAGCACGAGCGACAATCTGATCATGCAGGCGGCCAAACGGCTCGCAGAATTGTCAGACGTAAAACAGGGCGCACGCCTCCATCTCGACAAGCGGCTCCCGGTCGCATCGGGGATCGGCGGCGGCTCGGCTGATGCCGCGGCAACACTGCGTCTGCTCAACCGTTTCTGGGGGCTGGATCATTCGCTCGCCGAGCTAGCGGATATCGCAAAGCCGCTGGGGGCGGATGTCCCCGCCTGTGTGGCCAGCAACACCTGCCGCGGCACCGGTATCGGTCAGGACCTCGCCGCGATTCCAGATGATGATTTGCTGGGCCGCGCTGCACTTCTGATCAATCCGCTAATTCCGGTATCGACAGCGGACATATTCGCCGCCTGGGATGGTGTCGATCGCGGTCCGCTGGAGAATAGCCCGGTCATCACAGCCGCCCGGAACGGAAGAAACGACCTTCAGAAACCCGCCGTTGCCCTGGTCCCGATATTGACAGATCTGCTGCAACTGCTGGAAAATTGCCAGCCGATCATTGCCCGTATGTCCGGGTCCGGCGCGACATGTTTCGCGCTGTTTGAAACGATGGCAGAAGCCGAAAAAGCTGAACGCAACTGTCGGCAGGCAATGGAAAATGTGTGGACGATGACTGGGAAAATTAGATGACCGAAGCTTTTGAAATATCTGGCGTGCCCTCGGAAGGCGGCGTGCTGATCGTCGTCGATCATGCGTCCAGCCATGTCCCTGATGACATTGATCTTGGTATCTCTCCGCAATATCAGCAGGATCATATCGCTTATGATCCCGGCATCGCGCCGATTGCGCGCCTGATGACGGAGCATGGCGGCTATCTTGCCATTCTCAGCACCGCTTCCCGGCTGATCGTCGATCTCAATCGCTATCCCGATGAAGCAGCAGTTATTGTGGAATGCAGCGATGGCGTGGAAATTCCGGGCAACCATCTGTCGGCCGAAGGCAGACAAGCCAGGCTCGATCGCTTCTTCACCCCCTATCACAACCGGGTAGCGGCGTTGATCGCCGATTTGAAACCAGTGCTCGTGGCGTCGCTGCACAGCTTCTCGCCGACGCTACGTTCCAAGCCGGAGATGCAACGTCCGTGGGACATGGGTATCATGTATAACCAACATCAGACCGCCCCGCGACTGGCGCTGCAGTTTCTCGGCGAGGAGGATGGATTGATCATTGGCGATCAGCTGCCTTATTCGGGCAAGGATCTGAACGCGACGATGAACCGCCAGTGCGAAGCCATTGGCCAGCCCTATATCGGCGTCGAGGTCCGTCAGGATCTGATCCGCGAAGAGGCAGGACAACGTCGTTTCGCTGATATTTTATTGCGTAGTTGCGATAAAATAAGAACGGCTCTTGCTTAACCGGTAGAGTTTTGGAAGGACGATCCGGAAATTGCCATATTGGAAGCCAGAATGACCCAGAGATTCGACAAGTCCCACCTGCCCAGCCGTCACGTCAGCGTCGGACCGGAGCGCGCACCGCAGCGCAGCTATTATTATGCGATGGGGATGACCGAAGAGGATATTGCAAAACCTTTCGTCGGTATCGCCTCTGCCGGCAATGACAGCGCGCCGTGCAACACTTTGCTCGATGGCCAGGCCGATATCGCGCGCGAAGGCGTGATCGAGGCGGGCGGTACGCCGCGCCGGTTCAACACGATCACCGTCACCGACGGTATTGCCATGGGCCATCAGGGCATGAAAGCCTCGCTGGTGTCCCGCGAAGTCATCGCCGACAGCGTCGAACTCAGCGTCCGTGGCCACTGCTATGACGCGGTCATCGGCTATGCCGGCTGCGACAAGAGTCTGCCCGGCATGATGATGGCAATGCTCCGTCTCAATGTCCCGTCGATCTTTGTCTATGGCGGCTCGATTCTTCCCGGACGCTTCCACGGCCATGATGTCACCGTCGTCGACGTGTTCGAGGCCGTCGGCCAGCACAGCGCCGGCAATTGCCCGCTCCAGGAACTGATCGAACTGGAAAAAGTCGCCTGTCCGGGCCACGGCGCCTGCGGCGGCCAGTTTACCGCCAACACCATGGCCTGCGTCGCCGAAGCGATCGGCCTGTCGCTGCCGAACAGCAACATGGCTCCGGCACCTTATGAAACTCGCGATGACATGGCGCGGGCAGCGGGCCGTCAGATCATGAACCTGATCGAGCTCAATCTGCGGCCGCGCGATATCTGCACGCGGGATGCCTTCATCAACGCCGCCCGGGTGGTCGCCGCCACCGGTGGTTCGACCAACGCCGCCTTGCACTTGCCAGCCATGGCCAGCGAAGCAGGGATCGAATTCGACCTGTTCGACGTCGCCGAAATCTTCAAGACCACACCCTATCTGGCCGATCTGAAACCGGGCGGCAAATATGTCGCCAAGGATATGCACGACGCCGGCGGTGTCTACATGCTGATGAAGACGATGATGGACAACGGCCTGATCAACGGCGACTGCATCACCGTTACCGGCAAGACGCTGGGCGAGAATATCGAGGAAATCGTCTGGAACCCGGACCAGAAGGTCATATACGATGTCCAGCACGCGATTACCGCAACCGGCGGCGTTGTCGGCCTGCGCGGTTCGCTGGCGCCAGAAGGCGCGATCGTCAAAGTGGCGGGCATGGCCCGCCTGCAGTTCCGCGGCCCCGCTCAGGTTTTCGAATGCGAGGAAGACGCGTTCGAAGCCGTCGAAAAACGTGAAATCAAGGAAGGTGCTGTTGTCGTCATCCGTAACGAAGGACCAAAAGGCGGCCCCGGCATGCGCGAGATGCTGGCCACCACCGCTGCGCTCTACGGTCAGGGCATGGGCGAGAAAGTCGCACTGATCACCGATGGCCGTTTCTCTGGTGCAACCCGCGGATTCTGCATCGGTCATGTCGGGCCGGAAGCGGCTGATGGCGGTCCCATCGGTCTGATCGAGGAAGGCGACATGATCAATATCGATGCCGAGAAGGGCATCATCGATCTTGAGGTCGACGAGGCGATATTGGCCGAACGGCGGAAAAAATTTACACGACGCGAAACCGATTATGGTTCAGGAGCATTGTGGCGCTATGCGCAAAATGTGGGCCCGGCCTATCAGGGGGCGGTGACCCATCCGGGAGCCAAGGCTGAAAAACATGTCTATGCGGATATCTAGAGTTGTTGCCTGTACCTTGTTGCTGACCGCCTGCGAAAACAGGCCGGACAATGCTGTGCTCGCGGAAGCGGAACAGCGGGCAGCAGCACAGGCAGGTGGCGATGGAAAGATAGAATGCGCAATCAACGGTGACAGCAATTTCACCCGTGACTGTTTCACCGAACGGTTGAGCGGCGAAGGCAGGGTGACGATGATCATTCGCCATCCTGACGGAGGCTTTCGCCGGTTCAATATATTGACCGACGGTCACGGCCTGGAAGCTGCCGACGGCTTCGACAAGGCGCAGGTCTCGATCGTCGAGGATGGCAAGATCCTGGTCAGCGTAGGTCCCGACAAATATCTGCTGCCGGCACAGATCAAGGCCGGTGCCAATGCAAGCGCCGCATCCGCTGTTCAAAAAGATCCGGCACCAGCCGGAAACTAGAGGCGCGCATGATAAATCATGGGAATATACTGACCGCCGCTGAAATGAAGCTGGCGGAACAGTCGCTAATCGACAGCGGCGTGTCGGTGGAGCAACTGATGCACCGGGCCGGGCAGGGTGCCGCTCAGATGATCTGGCGGATAGCGGCCGATATGCCGACTCTGGTGCTCTGCGGCCCCGGCAATAATGGCGGTGACGGCTATGTCATCGCCCAGTGGCTGCTCGAAAAAGGTGTCGATGTCAGCGTTGTCGCGCCGCTTGACCCGACAACCGGGGCGGCGCAAAATGCAAAATCACTGTGGCGGGGCAAAACGGTCGCACTGGCCGATGCTCAGCCCGCTGCGCAATTTGTCGATTGCCTTTTTGGCACCGGACTGGCGCGCCCGGTCGGCGACCAATGGTTCGGCCATTTTACACGCCTGTTTATGGGAGCAAAGCGACGGGTCGCGATCGATCTGCCAAGCGGCGTCGAATCCGATCATGGCAAGCTGCTCAACGATATTCCGCAATTTGATACAACCATTGCGCTTGGCGCCTTCAAGCCGTCCCATTTTCTAGAACCGGCGCGATCGAAAATGGGCAATCTGGTCGGGATCGATATCGGGGTCACGGCGGACAGCGATCTCGCAATTCTGTCCAAGCCGCGGATTGCCGCTCCTACTTCACGAGATCACAAATATAGCCGCGGCCTAGTTGCGGTGGTCGCGGGTGCGATGCCCGGAGCCGCGCAACTCACGGCTATGGCGGCCCAGAAATCGGGGGCGGGCTATGTCAAAATCTTTGCATCCCCCGGATTCCCGTCTCCGCACCCCAGTATCGTGGTCGAGAATGTGCAGGACATGGCCGACCTGCAACAGAGGCTTTCCGACAACCGCATCTCCGCCATCATTGTCGGCCCTGGCCTGGGCCGGGACGACCGGGCGAAAGATCTTTTGACGACCGCATTGTCAGCGGATGCGCCACTGGTGATCGATGCCGATGCGCTCACCGTCGCGGGCTTACAATTTGCCGATCTTGTGAAAGTTCGATCTGCCGAGACCGTTGCCACGCCCCATGCCGGAGAATTTGCCGGTCTCACGCCGGATGCTCTGCAATATAAGCTCGAT
Coding sequences within:
- a CDS encoding bifunctional ADP-dependent NAD(P)H-hydrate dehydratase/NAD(P)H-hydrate epimerase, which codes for MINHGNILTAAEMKLAEQSLIDSGVSVEQLMHRAGQGAAQMIWRIAADMPTLVLCGPGNNGGDGYVIAQWLLEKGVDVSVVAPLDPTTGAAQNAKSLWRGKTVALADAQPAAQFVDCLFGTGLARPVGDQWFGHFTRLFMGAKRRVAIDLPSGVESDHGKLLNDIPQFDTTIALGAFKPSHFLEPARSKMGNLVGIDIGVTADSDLAILSKPRIAAPTSRDHKYSRGLVAVVAGAMPGAAQLTAMAAQKSGAGYVKIFASPGFPSPHPSIVVENVQDMADLQQRLSDNRISAIIVGPGLGRDDRAKDLLTTALSADAPLVIDADALTVAGLQFADLVKVRSAETVATPHAGEFAGLTPDALQYKLDDSRQLAREAECNILLKGSDTVIFSPDGKASISAQTCPWLSTAGTGDILAGIIASRLATGISAYKAACEGQWLHSRAGQLAGPAFTPEMLIDQLPTTLQECL
- the ilvD gene encoding dihydroxy-acid dehydratase, yielding MTQRFDKSHLPSRHVSVGPERAPQRSYYYAMGMTEEDIAKPFVGIASAGNDSAPCNTLLDGQADIAREGVIEAGGTPRRFNTITVTDGIAMGHQGMKASLVSREVIADSVELSVRGHCYDAVIGYAGCDKSLPGMMMAMLRLNVPSIFVYGGSILPGRFHGHDVTVVDVFEAVGQHSAGNCPLQELIELEKVACPGHGACGGQFTANTMACVAEAIGLSLPNSNMAPAPYETRDDMARAAGRQIMNLIELNLRPRDICTRDAFINAARVVAATGGSTNAALHLPAMASEAGIEFDLFDVAEIFKTTPYLADLKPGGKYVAKDMHDAGGVYMLMKTMMDNGLINGDCITVTGKTLGENIEEIVWNPDQKVIYDVQHAITATGGVVGLRGSLAPEGAIVKVAGMARLQFRGPAQVFECEEDAFEAVEKREIKEGAVVVIRNEGPKGGPGMREMLATTAALYGQGMGEKVALITDGRFSGATRGFCIGHVGPEAADGGPIGLIEEGDMINIDAEKGIIDLEVDEAILAERRKKFTRRETDYGSGALWRYAQNVGPAYQGAVTHPGAKAEKHVYADI
- a CDS encoding 4-(cytidine 5'-diphospho)-2-C-methyl-D-erythritol kinase, encoding MSDPDFGETDSETAFAKINLALHVRKRLANGYHELETIFAFLDAGDLISVQPGDGVALEISGPFAHGLSTSDNLIMQAAKRLAELSDVKQGARLHLDKRLPVASGIGGGSADAAATLRLLNRFWGLDHSLAELADIAKPLGADVPACVASNTCRGTGIGQDLAAIPDDDLLGRAALLINPLIPVSTADIFAAWDGVDRGPLENSPVITAARNGRNDLQKPAVALVPILTDLLQLLENCQPIIARMSGSGATCFALFETMAEAEKAERNCRQAMENVWTMTGKIR
- a CDS encoding N-formylglutamate amidohydrolase — its product is MTEAFEISGVPSEGGVLIVVDHASSHVPDDIDLGISPQYQQDHIAYDPGIAPIARLMTEHGGYLAILSTASRLIVDLNRYPDEAAVIVECSDGVEIPGNHLSAEGRQARLDRFFTPYHNRVAALIADLKPVLVASLHSFSPTLRSKPEMQRPWDMGIMYNQHQTAPRLALQFLGEEDGLIIGDQLPYSGKDLNATMNRQCEAIGQPYIGVEVRQDLIREEAGQRRFADILLRSCDKIRTALA
- a CDS encoding tetratricopeptide repeat protein, which produces MNRFVAARLAESSNELQVAAAIYAEGLKEQPDNELLAGRAYISAIEVGDFGLALKAAQAMQLRGKANPEMPLLSYADAFALRDWSGAGLAIIELEALRNFSFLTPILEAWMESAKGADSTATLSRIMANETAKYYLEEQLILSKLASREESEAIALLAGLVERNEARMAPLRVIAAQHFWAKNDAKTAKEILKFQSSGPEQILLRLIESGQRKGVAQKVTPTIGLAFLFQRLSSDLREQQADFLSQVMAQAGARVAGKSDYASLTTGRAYAASENHDLAAAEFARIPVGSPYFLVALSSHISSLVSNEQYDQAIARLDIALEHNPDAPELHILKGQSLQAQGENGSAVSSFEAAIVLAEKLDRPDALLANYWLALGGAQEQAGLWPAGLKSLQKANELQPNSPSILNYLGYAQLERRENQAEAVAAIKQAHELRSDSPAITDSLGWAYFITGEHDRAIIYLESALDAQPQDPTINEHLGDAYWAVGRLYEARYAWKSAKLFAEGDDVQRLSSKIDLGLRPDLISP